The following are encoded in a window of Rosa chinensis cultivar Old Blush chromosome 4, RchiOBHm-V2, whole genome shotgun sequence genomic DNA:
- the LOC112195984 gene encoding sugar transport protein 13 encodes MAKQGSSGSTSLGGDPSEAKITPIVIISCILAATGGLMFGYEIGISGGVTSMPGFLENFYPDVYASTQKLKTHNSNYCKYNNQRLQLFTSLLYLAALVSTFFASHSTKKLGRKMTMLIAGIFFIVGTVLNSAFTNFATVIIGRVFLGCGVGFANQVVPLFLSEIAPTRIRGGLNILFQLNVTLGILFANLVNYGAAKIKGGWGWRLSLGLAGVPALMLTLGSLIVVDTPNSLIQRGKLEEGKSVLRKIRGTENIEAEYLEILEASNEAREIKHPFRNLLKRKNRPPLIIAIAMQIFQQFTGINAIMFYAPVLFATMGFGNNASLYAAVITGAVNVLSTIASIFVVDKLGRRMLLLEAGVQMLLSQLVVAIVLALKVKDHSNNLSFGLAILVVVMVCSFVSGFAWSWGPLGWLIPSETFPLETRSAGQSVTVCINMICCFLIGQTFLLMLCSLKYAIFLFFSAWVLVMTLFVLFLIPETKNVPIEEMTERVWKQHWFWKRFIDDYEGDDSNIKYAN; translated from the exons ATGGCTAAACAGGGTTCCTCAGGCTCAACATCTCTTGGAGGTGACCCTTCTGAAGCAAAAATCACACCAATTGTGATCATTTCTTGTATCTTGGCCGCTACTGGAGGCCTCATGTTTGGTTACGAGATCGGTATTTCGG GAGGTGTAACATCCATGCCGGGTTTCTTGGAAAATTTCTACCCGGATGTGTATGCTAGTACCCAGAAGCTGAAGACCCACAACAGCAATTATTGCAAATACAACAATCAAAGGCTGCAATTGTTCACATCTTTGCTCTACCTTGCGGCTCTGGTATCAACATTCTTTGCGTCACACAGTACCAAAAAGCTAGGCAGAAAGATGACCATGTTGATTGCTGGGATTTTCTTCATAGTTGGCACAGTTCTTAACTCTGCATTCACAAACTTTGCTACGGTCATCATTGGGAGGGTCTTTCTTGGTTGTGGAGTTGGTTTTGCTAATCAG GTTGTTCCACTTTTCCTTTCGGAGATTGCTCCGACAAGGATACGTGGAGGTCTGAACATACTTTTCCAGCTTAATGTAACCCTTGGAATTCTGTTTGCAAACCTTGTCAACTATGGAGCTGCCAA AATTAAAGGAGGATGGGGATGGAGGCTATCGTTGGGTCTAGCAGGGGTTCCAGCTCTTATGCTAACCTTGGGGTCCCTCATTGTGGTAGACACTCCTAACAGTCTGATACAACGTGGTAAGTTGGAGGAAGGAAAATCAGTGCTTAGAAAGATTAGGGGGACTGAAAATATTGAAGCAGAGTACTTGGAGATATTAGAGGCAAGTAATGAAGCCAGAGAAATCAAGCACCCTTTCAGGAATCTTCTTAAGCGTAAAAATCGGCCTCCTCTCATCATTGCAATAGCAATGCAG ATCTTCCAGCAATTCACTGGCATTAATGCAATAATGTTCTATGCTCCGGTATTATTCGCAACCATGGGTTTCGGCAACAATGCTTCCCTTTACGCAGCTGTCATAACAGGAGCAGTCAATGTGCTCTCGACCATTGCATCAATTTTCGTGGTAGATAAACTTGGCCGCCGCATGCTCTTATTAGAAGCCGGCGTCCAAATGTTGCTTTCTCAATTGGTTGTTGCAATAGTGCTAGCACTCAAGGTCAAGGACCACTCTAACAATCTATCTTTCGGTTTGGCGAtattggtggtggtgatggtgtgtTCTTTTGTCTCCGGTTTTGCTTGGTCTTGGGGACCTCTCGGGTGGTTAATCCCAAGCGAGACATTTCCACTGGAGACCCGCTCGGCCGGGCAAAGTGTGACGGTTTGTATCAACATGATCTGTTGTTTTCTTATAGGGCAAACCTTCCTCTTAATGCTTTGCAGCTTGAAGTACgccatcttcttgttcttctcggCTTGGGTTTTGGTCATGACGCTCTTTGTGCTGTTTCTAATCCCCGAGACCAAGAATGTACCTATTGAGGAGATGACAGAGAGAGTGTGGAAGCAGCACTGGTTTTGGAAGAGATTCATTGATGACTATGAGGGTGATGATTCGAATATAAAATATGCAAACTAA